In Nocardioides sp. JQ2195, a genomic segment contains:
- a CDS encoding DUF6504 family protein: MRRYDDPVEVRRGMVGQPGRQVEAPEQFLWRGKLWKVREVVAHWVETGPWWQSADARALVGTDGEEVPRRSAGRSPGRSPGRGLSVASAGLLSEREMWRVEAGCGMSGGLGTTGVFDLSFSWTDGNWQLLGCAD, translated from the coding sequence ATGCGTCGGTACGACGATCCCGTGGAAGTGCGCAGGGGAATGGTGGGACAGCCCGGCCGTCAGGTCGAGGCGCCCGAGCAGTTCCTCTGGCGCGGCAAGCTGTGGAAGGTGCGCGAGGTCGTCGCGCACTGGGTCGAGACCGGGCCGTGGTGGCAGTCCGCCGACGCCCGTGCCTTGGTCGGGACCGACGGGGAAGAGGTGCCCCGCCGATCGGCGGGCAGGTCGCCCGGCAGGTCGCCCGGCAGGGGACTGTCGGTGGCCAGTGCTGGACTGCTCTCAGAACGGGAGATGTGGCGGGTCGAGGCCGGCTGCGGAATGAGCGGGGGCCTGGGCACCACGGGGGTCTTCGACCTCTCCTTCTCCTGGACTGACGGCAACTGGCAGCTCCTCGGCTGCGCGGACTGA
- a CDS encoding SAV_6107 family HEPN domain-containing protein, translating to MTTMNPYCLPATTHSYLERAAESLREAITATEVPARYACAHVAALRAAAALIAARAVPVAATSRRRAQKNAWVLLAEVAPELAEWATFFASGAAKRAAAEAGSTRAVTEREADDLVRESDRFLAVIEQSLGLSPHVSHDGQLALRAGGARWVEGAGVLDEQAGRSA from the coding sequence ATGACCACGATGAACCCCTACTGCCTCCCGGCAACGACCCACTCCTACCTCGAGCGGGCCGCCGAGTCCCTGCGTGAGGCCATCACCGCGACCGAGGTTCCTGCTCGTTATGCCTGCGCCCATGTCGCAGCACTGCGGGCTGCTGCTGCCCTGATCGCGGCCAGGGCCGTGCCCGTGGCGGCGACCAGCCGACGACGTGCCCAGAAGAATGCCTGGGTGCTGCTCGCCGAGGTGGCCCCCGAGCTCGCCGAGTGGGCGACGTTCTTCGCCTCCGGCGCTGCCAAGCGAGCTGCCGCCGAGGCCGGCTCGACCCGAGCCGTCACCGAGCGCGAGGCCGACGACCTGGTCCGTGAGTCCGATCGGTTCCTGGCCGTCATCGAGCAGTCGCTCGGCCTGTCTCCCCACGTGTCCCACGACGGTCAACTGGCACTGCGGGCCGGAGGCGCACGCTGGGTGGAGGGCGCCGGCGTCCTCGACGAGCAAGCCGGGAGAAGTGCCTGA
- a CDS encoding DNA polymerase III subunit alpha — protein MPDPFVHLHVASGYSLQHGASHPHVLVERALEQEMDTLALTDRNGTYGAVRFVKACQQAGIRPVLGVDLAYAGSPWRGVETARSSPPQPPSGAGRPRTPVRGGAFREQGLPRAVFLASGKAGWAAICRLVSATHLAGERGRPVTTPELIAEHLGDDVLVLLGPTSTLGDAATARRDDHARAVLDRWREIVPPGNLVVEVTSHRLPGHGPGSSPHAARMVGVARSAGLPVVLSNAVRYADRLDAPTIDVLDAARTLVPLGSAGLSRVGPGGFRGNAEGFLKSGKQMHDVAEEICRHAGLGNDTAHAGQELLAQTRKIADRCVIDPKADLGLGEIHFPEFEFARGTSSLAPRDHERRLRSVGPNRRGSGGTDDASRNQAADAALRQRCEGAIGWRYGNAPRQRIWKRLDDELEVIRELGYASYFLTVGDVVDLIREMKVRVAARGSGAGSLVNYLLGVSGVDPIRHGLLMERFLSPLRQDLPDIDVDVESARRLEVYDAILDTYGGERCVAVSMMETYRVRHAVRDVGAALGMPPGETDAIAKAFPHIRARDARMALRDLPELRASGLGEQRLDMFFGLVERLDGLPRHIAMHPCGVLLSDTTLLDRTPVEASWAGYPMSQFDKDDVEDLGLLKLDVLGIRMQSAMAHALTEIKRVDDVDIDLDSEAEVPFDDATTFEMISDSKTLGVFQIESPGQRELVGKSGIDSFSDIITDISLFRPGPVKSDMITPYLNAKQGWKMPSYLHDDLKPILGQTHGVVVFHEQVIEIIAQFAGVTYAEADEKRRALGDTEGMADTKTWFFPRCLGLGYSTRVAEQIWKILEAFASFGFCKAHAAAFALPTYQSAWLKAHWPAHFLSGVLTHDPGMYPKRLILDDARQFGITVLGLDVNHSEKAFTVERVDDGYGIRLALSEVKGINEGEVERIVSARPFHSLSDLWHRAHVSRPVCERLVLTGAFDSVYRIGSPHDVRRRGSVTRRDLLLQVAELDRLARSVARSSTRGRGLASKGLAPSARTPAQERAEQAAERSSSDPLVREESPVAERHALASAGVWAKAAAQSRATRAPRPVTSVQLTLDLGDEPGDGEASGLPEMDVHERMRAELEILGLDVTAHVVDNYADFLDDLGVVRSKDLLTQRSRSELLVAGVKVATQTPPIRSGRRVIFLTLDDSTGPVDATFFEDAQGPYAATVFHSWLLVVRGELRRTGRRGVSVRATGCWELPELYAVWRAGGVEAVRELMAEVPGGFESSAPKRVLVHTSGFRMSPYADIKPAGGPTSRGSDIVAARTLWHRSPGSAG, from the coding sequence GTGCCTGACCCGTTCGTCCATCTCCACGTGGCCTCGGGCTACTCGCTCCAGCACGGCGCAAGCCATCCCCACGTGCTGGTCGAGCGCGCCCTCGAGCAGGAGATGGACACGCTTGCGCTGACCGATCGCAACGGCACCTACGGTGCGGTGCGGTTCGTCAAGGCCTGCCAGCAGGCCGGGATCCGACCGGTGCTGGGGGTGGACCTGGCGTATGCGGGGTCTCCGTGGCGTGGTGTCGAGACGGCTCGTTCCTCGCCTCCTCAACCACCGTCGGGGGCAGGGCGCCCCCGCACGCCGGTGCGCGGCGGTGCATTTCGCGAGCAGGGGCTCCCGCGGGCGGTGTTCCTGGCCTCGGGCAAGGCCGGATGGGCGGCGATCTGCCGACTCGTCTCGGCCACCCACCTGGCCGGCGAGCGAGGTCGGCCGGTGACCACGCCCGAGCTGATCGCCGAGCACCTCGGAGACGACGTGCTCGTGCTGCTCGGGCCGACCTCGACGCTGGGCGACGCCGCCACGGCGCGTCGCGACGACCATGCCCGCGCGGTCCTCGACCGCTGGCGCGAGATCGTGCCGCCCGGCAACCTGGTGGTCGAGGTGACCTCCCACCGGCTCCCGGGCCACGGCCCGGGGTCATCACCCCACGCCGCCCGGATGGTCGGGGTGGCTCGCAGCGCCGGCCTCCCGGTGGTGCTGTCCAATGCCGTCCGGTACGCCGATCGGCTCGACGCCCCGACCATCGACGTGCTCGACGCAGCCCGCACCCTGGTCCCGCTGGGCTCGGCCGGGTTGTCCCGTGTCGGGCCGGGCGGCTTCCGGGGCAACGCCGAGGGCTTCCTCAAGTCCGGCAAGCAGATGCACGACGTGGCCGAGGAGATCTGCCGCCATGCCGGGCTCGGGAACGACACCGCCCACGCCGGCCAGGAGCTGCTGGCCCAGACCCGGAAGATCGCGGATCGATGTGTGATCGACCCGAAGGCTGACCTGGGCCTGGGGGAGATCCACTTCCCGGAGTTCGAGTTCGCGCGAGGCACGAGCTCGCTCGCTCCTCGCGATCACGAACGAAGGTTGAGGAGCGTCGGTCCGAACCGACGCGGTAGCGGCGGGACGGACGACGCGTCTCGGAACCAGGCCGCCGATGCGGCGCTGCGCCAGCGGTGCGAGGGGGCGATCGGGTGGCGCTACGGAAACGCTCCTCGACAACGCATCTGGAAGCGGCTCGACGACGAGCTGGAGGTGATCCGCGAGCTCGGCTACGCGTCGTACTTCCTCACCGTGGGCGACGTGGTCGACCTGATCCGGGAGATGAAGGTCCGGGTGGCCGCGCGAGGTTCGGGCGCCGGCAGCCTGGTCAACTACCTGCTCGGCGTCTCCGGCGTCGACCCGATCCGACACGGCCTGCTGATGGAGCGGTTCCTCTCACCGCTGCGCCAGGACCTGCCCGACATCGACGTCGACGTGGAGTCCGCGCGACGGCTCGAGGTCTACGACGCCATCCTCGACACCTATGGCGGGGAGCGGTGCGTGGCGGTCTCGATGATGGAGACCTATCGGGTGCGCCACGCGGTGCGCGACGTCGGGGCCGCCCTCGGCATGCCGCCCGGCGAGACCGATGCGATCGCCAAGGCCTTCCCCCACATCCGCGCAAGGGACGCCCGGATGGCGCTGCGCGACCTGCCCGAGCTCCGCGCCAGTGGCCTGGGCGAGCAGAGGCTCGACATGTTCTTCGGCCTGGTCGAGCGGCTCGACGGGCTGCCCCGACACATCGCCATGCACCCCTGCGGCGTGCTGCTCTCCGACACGACCCTGCTCGACCGTACCCCGGTGGAGGCCAGCTGGGCCGGCTACCCGATGAGCCAGTTCGACAAGGACGACGTCGAAGACCTCGGCCTGCTCAAGCTCGACGTGCTCGGCATCCGCATGCAGTCGGCGATGGCCCACGCACTCACCGAGATCAAGCGGGTCGACGACGTCGACATCGACCTCGACAGCGAGGCCGAGGTGCCCTTCGACGACGCCACCACCTTCGAGATGATCAGTGACTCCAAGACGCTGGGGGTCTTCCAGATCGAGTCGCCCGGCCAACGGGAGCTGGTCGGCAAGTCCGGCATCGACAGCTTCTCCGACATCATCACCGACATCTCGCTGTTCCGGCCCGGGCCGGTCAAGAGCGACATGATCACGCCGTACCTCAATGCCAAGCAGGGCTGGAAGATGCCCTCCTACCTGCACGACGACCTCAAGCCGATCCTCGGGCAGACCCACGGCGTCGTGGTCTTCCACGAGCAGGTCATCGAGATCATCGCCCAGTTCGCCGGGGTGACCTACGCCGAGGCCGACGAGAAGCGGCGGGCGCTGGGCGACACCGAGGGCATGGCCGACACGAAGACCTGGTTCTTCCCGCGGTGCTTGGGGCTGGGCTACAGCACGCGGGTCGCCGAACAGATCTGGAAGATCCTCGAGGCCTTCGCCTCGTTCGGGTTCTGCAAGGCCCACGCCGCCGCGTTCGCGCTGCCGACCTACCAGTCCGCCTGGCTCAAGGCGCACTGGCCGGCGCACTTCCTCTCCGGTGTGCTCACCCACGACCCCGGCATGTACCCCAAGCGGCTGATCCTCGACGACGCCCGCCAGTTCGGCATCACCGTGCTCGGGCTCGACGTGAACCACAGCGAGAAGGCATTCACCGTCGAACGCGTCGATGATGGCTACGGCATCCGCCTCGCGCTCTCCGAGGTCAAGGGCATCAACGAGGGTGAGGTCGAGCGCATCGTCAGCGCGCGTCCGTTCCATTCCCTGAGCGACCTCTGGCACCGCGCCCATGTCTCCCGGCCGGTGTGCGAGCGCCTGGTGCTGACCGGTGCCTTCGACTCCGTCTATCGGATCGGGTCCCCCCACGACGTACGCCGTCGGGGTTCGGTGACTCGGCGCGACCTGCTGCTGCAGGTCGCCGAGCTCGATCGGCTGGCCCGGTCGGTGGCGCGCTCGTCGACGCGGGGACGTGGCCTGGCCTCCAAGGGACTGGCCCCGTCCGCGAGGACCCCAGCCCAGGAACGCGCCGAGCAGGCGGCCGAGCGCAGCAGCAGCGATCCGCTGGTGCGGGAGGAGTCGCCGGTCGCGGAGCGTCATGCACTCGCCTCGGCCGGGGTGTGGGCCAAGGCCGCCGCCCAGTCCCGGGCGACCAGGGCGCCGCGTCCGGTCACCAGCGTCCAGCTCACCCTCGACCTCGGTGACGAGCCGGGTGACGGGGAGGCCAGTGGGTTGCCCGAGATGGACGTGCACGAGCGGATGCGGGCCGAGCTGGAGATCCTCGGGCTCGACGTCACTGCCCACGTGGTCGACAACTACGCCGACTTCCTCGACGACCTCGGCGTGGTGCGCAGCAAGGACCTCCTCACCCAACGCAGTCGCTCCGAGCTGCTGGTCGCCGGGGTCAAGGTGGCCACCCAGACGCCGCCGATCCGTTCCGGCCGTCGGGTCATCTTCCTGACCCTCGACGACTCCACCGGGCCGGTCGACGCCACCTTCTTCGAAGACGCCCAGGGGCCCTACGCGGCCACCGTCTTCCACTCCTGGTTGCTGGTGGTGCGTGGGGAGCTGCGACGCACCGGCCGTCGAGGAGTGTCCGTGCGCGCCACCGGCTGCTGGGAGCTCCCCGAGCTGTACGCCGTGTGGCGGGCCGGGGGAGTCGAGGCAGTGCGTGAGCTGATGGCCGAGGTGCCCGGTGGCTTCGAGAGCTCCGCGCCCAAACGGGTGCTGGTGCACACCAGTGGGTTCCGGATGTCGCCGTACGCCGACATCAAGCCAGCCGGAGGACCGACGTCGCGTGGCTCCGACATCGTGGCTGCCCGGACGTTGTGGCACCGCAGTCCCGGGAGCGCCGGATGA
- a CDS encoding methyltransferase domain-containing protein, with amino-acid sequence MSASERRGAARTAVVWDSLRDVLAEPSDVLDIGGGTGGFAVRVAEQGHRVSVVDPSPDALAALGRRAQEFGVADRVTGQQGELSSLLDAVDEASFDVVLCHGVLEVVDDPADALATLARVLRPGGSLSLLVAQRHAAVVARAMAGHFGQAKAILSGEAVGKAGHRFTSDEITGLLDGAGFSTVSVHGIRVFADLVPGSLLDLEPGATQALVELEQAVASRPEYLPLATQVHVLATR; translated from the coding sequence ATGTCTGCCAGTGAACGCCGGGGCGCTGCCCGCACCGCTGTCGTCTGGGACTCCCTGCGTGACGTCCTCGCGGAGCCCAGTGACGTGCTCGACATCGGCGGTGGCACCGGCGGCTTCGCCGTGCGCGTCGCCGAGCAGGGCCACCGGGTCTCCGTGGTCGACCCCAGTCCTGACGCCCTTGCTGCCCTCGGTCGTCGGGCCCAGGAGTTCGGCGTCGCCGACCGGGTCACCGGTCAGCAGGGAGAGCTGTCCAGCCTGCTCGATGCCGTCGACGAGGCCAGCTTCGACGTGGTCCTGTGCCACGGGGTCCTCGAGGTCGTCGATGACCCCGCTGACGCGTTGGCCACGCTGGCTCGGGTGCTCCGCCCCGGCGGATCCCTCAGCCTCCTGGTCGCCCAGCGGCATGCAGCCGTGGTGGCCCGGGCGATGGCCGGTCACTTCGGACAGGCCAAGGCCATCCTCTCCGGTGAGGCCGTCGGCAAGGCGGGTCACCGATTCACCAGCGACGAGATCACCGGGTTGCTCGACGGGGCCGGCTTCAGCACCGTGTCGGTGCACGGCATCCGGGTCTTCGCCGACCTGGTGCCCGGGTCCCTGCTCGACCTCGAGCCGGGTGCCACCCAGGCGCTGGTCGAGCTCGAGCAGGCAGTGGCCTCCCGACCCGAGTACCTGCCGCTCGCGACCCAGGTCCACGTGCTCGCCACTCGCTGA
- the dinB gene encoding DNA polymerase IV, whose translation MRDPARGCHLLHVDMDAFYASVMIRDRPDLAEVPVIVGGGHRGVVLSANYPAREHGVRSAMPMTRARRACPQATVITPDFDAFSTVSSSVMETFRQITPMVEAMSLDEAFLDVSGATRRLGSPVEIAEMLRARIHDEQRITCSVGVAASVSVAKLASRRAKPDGIVVVPPHKVTSFLHPLDVGELWGVGEKTAEMLHRLGLHSVGDVANTPLRTLQRAVGVALGSQLHELAWGSDRRTLTPRRHTQEPDKSMGADETFAQDTDDREVILREVLRLAARVSGRMRSAQVAGRTVTLRVRFADFTTITRSKTLPEATDVTQEIHRTATRLYDALGLQRARVRLVGVRVEGLVPRRTVHRQLLLGEREQGWAEADRAVDRATRRFGTAAVRPASLLK comes from the coding sequence ATGAGGGACCCGGCGCGTGGTTGTCACCTGCTCCACGTCGACATGGACGCGTTCTACGCGTCGGTGATGATCCGCGACCGACCGGACCTGGCCGAGGTGCCGGTCATCGTCGGTGGTGGCCACCGTGGCGTGGTGCTGTCAGCGAACTACCCGGCCCGAGAACACGGCGTACGTTCGGCGATGCCGATGACCCGTGCCAGGCGTGCCTGTCCGCAGGCGACGGTGATCACCCCCGACTTCGATGCGTTCAGCACGGTGTCCTCCTCGGTGATGGAGACCTTTCGGCAGATCACCCCGATGGTCGAGGCGATGTCGCTCGACGAGGCCTTCCTCGACGTCAGTGGGGCCACCAGGCGCCTCGGGTCGCCGGTGGAGATCGCCGAGATGCTCCGCGCCCGGATCCACGACGAGCAACGCATCACGTGCTCGGTCGGGGTCGCGGCCTCCGTCTCGGTGGCCAAGCTGGCCAGCCGACGGGCCAAGCCGGACGGGATCGTCGTGGTGCCACCGCACAAGGTCACCTCCTTCCTGCACCCACTCGATGTGGGGGAGCTGTGGGGCGTGGGGGAGAAGACCGCGGAGATGCTGCATCGCCTCGGCCTGCACTCGGTCGGCGACGTCGCCAACACCCCGTTGCGGACCTTGCAACGGGCAGTCGGTGTTGCACTGGGCAGCCAGCTGCACGAGCTCGCCTGGGGCAGTGACCGCCGCACGCTCACCCCGCGGCGACACACCCAGGAACCCGACAAGAGCATGGGCGCCGACGAGACCTTCGCGCAGGACACCGACGACCGGGAGGTGATCCTGCGCGAGGTGCTGCGGCTCGCGGCCAGGGTGAGCGGCCGGATGCGCAGTGCCCAGGTCGCCGGACGGACGGTCACCCTGCGGGTGCGCTTTGCCGACTTCACCACCATCACCCGTTCGAAGACACTGCCCGAGGCGACCGACGTGACCCAGGAGATCCACCGCACCGCCACCCGGTTGTACGACGCGCTCGGTCTGCAGCGCGCCAGGGTCCGTCTGGTCGGCGTACGTGTCGAGGGCCTGGTTCCCCGCCGCACCGTGCACCGGCAGCTGCTGCTCGGTGAGCGCGAGCAGGGTTGGGCCGAGGCGGACCGCGCGGTCGACCGGGCAACCCGGCGGTTCGGGACGGCGGCGGTGCGACCGGCCAGCCTGCTCAAATGA
- a CDS encoding DUF3040 domain-containing protein — protein MPLSEEELRLLEQMERALVEEDPKFASTLRGTSFKQAARRRAILAGVVFVIGIAVLMSGAVFRMIPVGVIGFVIMLVSATYGLSTVRGRAKPVQEGDVKETRHHGLGVVDGGRVHRPKMRRSTSSAPFMERLEERWRNRRDNGGF, from the coding sequence GTGCCACTCTCGGAAGAGGAACTTCGTCTGCTCGAGCAGATGGAGCGTGCCCTCGTCGAAGAGGACCCCAAGTTTGCCTCGACCTTGCGGGGCACGTCCTTCAAGCAGGCGGCTCGACGTCGTGCCATCCTTGCCGGAGTGGTCTTCGTCATCGGCATCGCGGTGCTGATGTCGGGTGCGGTCTTCCGCATGATCCCGGTGGGCGTGATCGGTTTCGTGATCATGCTCGTGTCCGCCACCTATGGCCTGTCCACGGTGCGCGGTCGCGCCAAGCCGGTCCAGGAGGGCGACGTCAAGGAGACCCGCCACCACGGCCTCGGCGTCGTCGACGGTGGCAGGGTCCACCGCCCCAAGATGCGTCGATCGACTTCCTCGGCTCCCTTCATGGAGCGTCTCGAGGAGCGTTGGCGCAACCGTCGCGACAACGGCGGCTTCTGA
- a CDS encoding DUF3488 and transglutaminase-like domain-containing protein encodes MTGHRNGPGPILLVLATAMTSWFTLSSWGGFVETNAIYMVPLLSGILCVSLVGQLSRWARFHVVVIAAAQLLTAFLFLNFLHGNSPLPTPSSITATTQAFVDALEVSTRYAAPIPTEVKEVAPLLVFGGLLCHLFVDLIAVTLNRVPVAGLPLLIVYTLPVSILDRPVHWAPFVLGVSGFLLMLVLQENSRISRWGRQFGATDTGPFKSTMKLTDARRHPVAVGATAVTLALFIPLLIPTLDLGVLGGEGSGGPGDREVKITNPMTDLRRDLIRGEDVPLLEVSTDGPAPEYVRLTVLTKFTDAAWSPGKRKLPESQAADGAIPNPIGLTGAYPTTTRDWKISITDELDSLWLPTPMRVTSVNASSDWRYDINTLDFHSADDDVNTAGMDYSLTELIPQLNGDGLASAPPPPSVIADDYTALPDMPQEVVDIAREVTGGQASDYEKAQALQDYFRGPEFEYSLTPDPGNGNNALVEFLQDKEGYCEQFSSAMAVMARILGIPARVAVGLHYSDDDSDATDGYEFTSHDLHAWPELYFEGAGWVIFEPTPSTHIPGVPGYTNDQVEDDGPDAQPTAPQTSASPQDRPTKPRATQAPEEQATADKDQDDDFSLVPFLWGGGALLVVVALVLTPRSLRRARTNRRWRVGDPAEAAWAELRDVTVDLGRAWPAGRSPRATGQRLLEFFGPAAGTESSQRPRTGPEVNPEATAALHTLVGILERSRYSDSADPSREGEIRQLVDSCVAALRGGATAQGRRRATWWPRSVLSAGSRTAARASGGARRASAGDPLDQIS; translated from the coding sequence ATGACCGGGCACAGGAACGGTCCCGGACCGATCCTCCTGGTCCTGGCCACGGCGATGACCTCGTGGTTCACGCTGTCGTCGTGGGGCGGCTTCGTGGAGACCAACGCGATCTACATGGTGCCGTTGCTGTCCGGGATCCTGTGCGTGAGCCTGGTCGGCCAGCTCAGCAGGTGGGCGCGCTTCCACGTCGTCGTCATCGCCGCCGCGCAGCTGCTCACGGCGTTCCTCTTCCTCAACTTCCTCCACGGCAACTCCCCGCTCCCGACGCCGTCGTCGATCACTGCGACCACGCAGGCGTTCGTGGATGCGCTCGAGGTTTCGACGCGCTATGCCGCGCCGATCCCCACGGAGGTCAAGGAGGTGGCCCCCCTCCTGGTCTTCGGCGGGCTGCTGTGCCACCTCTTCGTGGACCTGATCGCCGTCACCCTCAACCGGGTCCCGGTGGCCGGCCTGCCCCTGTTGATCGTCTACACGCTTCCGGTCAGCATCCTCGATCGCCCCGTGCACTGGGCTCCGTTCGTCCTGGGGGTGAGCGGTTTCCTGCTCATGCTGGTGCTCCAGGAGAACAGCCGGATCTCTCGCTGGGGCCGGCAGTTCGGTGCCACCGACACCGGCCCGTTCAAGTCGACGATGAAGCTCACCGACGCACGACGGCATCCGGTCGCGGTCGGCGCGACCGCGGTCACCCTGGCCCTGTTTATCCCGTTGCTCATCCCGACCCTCGACCTCGGCGTGCTGGGTGGCGAGGGCTCAGGTGGGCCCGGCGACCGAGAGGTCAAGATCACCAACCCGATGACCGACCTGCGCCGCGACCTCATACGCGGTGAGGACGTCCCCCTGCTCGAGGTCAGCACCGACGGCCCCGCCCCTGAGTACGTCCGGTTGACGGTGCTCACCAAGTTCACCGACGCCGCGTGGAGCCCCGGGAAGCGGAAGCTGCCCGAGAGCCAGGCTGCCGACGGAGCCATTCCCAACCCGATCGGCCTCACCGGGGCCTACCCCACGACGACCCGGGACTGGAAGATCTCGATCACCGACGAGCTTGACTCGCTGTGGCTGCCGACCCCCATGAGGGTCACGTCGGTGAACGCCAGCTCCGACTGGCGCTACGACATCAACACGCTCGACTTCCACTCGGCCGACGACGACGTGAACACCGCGGGCATGGACTACTCACTCACCGAGCTGATCCCCCAGCTGAACGGGGACGGCCTCGCCAGCGCCCCTCCGCCGCCCTCCGTCATTGCCGACGACTACACCGCGCTTCCCGACATGCCGCAGGAGGTGGTCGACATCGCCAGGGAGGTGACGGGTGGACAGGCCTCCGACTACGAGAAGGCCCAAGCCCTCCAGGACTACTTCCGTGGTCCGGAGTTCGAGTACTCCCTCACCCCCGACCCGGGCAACGGCAACAACGCCCTCGTGGAGTTCCTGCAGGACAAGGAGGGCTACTGCGAGCAGTTCTCCTCGGCGATGGCCGTGATGGCACGCATCCTCGGCATCCCGGCACGGGTCGCCGTCGGACTCCACTACTCCGACGACGACTCCGACGCCACCGACGGATACGAGTTCACCTCCCACGACCTGCATGCCTGGCCCGAGCTCTACTTCGAAGGGGCCGGCTGGGTGATCTTCGAGCCCACCCCGTCCACGCACATCCCCGGCGTACCCGGCTACACCAACGACCAGGTCGAGGACGACGGTCCCGACGCGCAGCCGACGGCCCCGCAGACCTCGGCGTCTCCCCAGGACCGACCGACCAAGCCCCGGGCGACGCAGGCACCGGAGGAGCAGGCCACCGCCGACAAGGACCAGGACGACGACTTCTCGTTGGTGCCGTTCCTGTGGGGTGGTGGCGCGCTGCTCGTGGTGGTGGCGCTGGTCCTCACGCCGAGGTCGCTGCGACGCGCGCGCACCAACCGTCGCTGGCGCGTCGGGGACCCGGCGGAGGCCGCATGGGCGGAGCTGCGTGACGTGACCGTCGACCTCGGCCGGGCGTGGCCCGCGGGACGCTCACCACGCGCCACTGGTCAGCGACTGCTGGAGTTCTTCGGCCCAGCGGCTGGCACCGAGTCGTCGCAACGGCCTCGCACCGGCCCCGAGGTGAACCCCGAGGCAACAGCAGCGCTGCACACGTTGGTCGGCATCCTGGAGCGCTCCCGCTACTCCGATTCCGCCGATCCCTCACGCGAGGGAGAGATCCGCCAGCTCGTGGACAGCTGCGTTGCGGCGCTTCGTGGCGGAGCGACCGCGCAGGGTCGTCGGCGTGCCACGTGGTGGCCACGGTCGGTGCTGTCGGCGGGCTCACGCACCGCGGCCCGGGCCTCAGGTGGCGCACGACGCGCCTCGGCCGGGGACCCACTGGACCAGATCTCCTGA
- a CDS encoding DUF58 domain-containing protein translates to MRKGMAGLTSRGRAFLAAGVTAVVCAVVIGQQSLTRVGILLVTLPLVTAWLVGRSRYQLSLVRSVAPQLVVAGQTAQVTLDLTNEGRTPTGMLLLEDHVPFVLGTRPRFVLDGLRPGAQRHVTYQIRSDIRGRFDIGPMSVRVSDPFGLVELGRAFQATVPVTVTPRTVPLPAIPLTGAWTGSGDNRPRAFASGSAEDVTVREYRRGDDLRRVHWRSSARVGELMVRREEQPWQSRATVFVDNRILAHRGQGVASSLETAVSIAASIAIHLTQRGFTVRLVTAEGEDPNTAWHDRSSAQNAGPLLEALAVIEPIHRAHLATDWLGEHGHNSLLVCVLGALSDHDQAVLRRMRLHDSNPMAIALDVDAWARGSQRQEPSGGAAAWLSALGWRAVTGQPNAQLAPLWQELGRLSANGGGLRLEAFPGMGPLTEHGGTA, encoded by the coding sequence ATGCGCAAGGGAATGGCTGGCCTGACCAGCAGGGGGCGGGCCTTCTTGGCAGCCGGGGTGACCGCGGTCGTGTGTGCCGTGGTGATCGGCCAGCAGTCGTTGACCCGGGTCGGCATCCTGTTGGTCACTCTCCCACTGGTCACCGCCTGGTTGGTGGGGCGCAGCCGCTACCAGCTCTCCTTGGTTCGTTCGGTCGCCCCACAGCTGGTCGTGGCCGGGCAAACGGCGCAGGTGACCCTCGACCTGACCAACGAGGGCCGCACGCCGACCGGAATGCTCCTCCTCGAGGACCACGTCCCCTTCGTGCTGGGCACCCGACCACGCTTCGTGCTCGACGGGCTCAGGCCGGGTGCGCAGCGCCACGTCACCTACCAGATCCGCTCCGACATCCGCGGGCGCTTCGACATCGGTCCGATGTCCGTGCGGGTCAGCGATCCCTTCGGGCTGGTCGAGCTCGGTCGAGCCTTCCAGGCCACGGTCCCGGTGACCGTGACCCCACGCACCGTGCCGCTCCCGGCGATCCCGTTGACGGGCGCCTGGACCGGGTCCGGTGACAACCGTCCGCGCGCCTTTGCCAGCGGCAGCGCCGAAGACGTGACGGTTCGTGAGTACCGCCGCGGTGACGACCTGCGCAGGGTGCACTGGCGCAGCAGCGCGCGCGTCGGCGAGCTGATGGTGCGCCGTGAGGAGCAACCGTGGCAGTCGAGGGCCACCGTCTTCGTCGACAACCGGATCCTCGCGCACCGCGGCCAGGGCGTGGCCTCCTCGCTCGAGACTGCCGTGTCGATCGCCGCCTCGATCGCGATCCACCTCACCCAGCGCGGATTCACCGTGCGTCTGGTCACAGCCGAGGGCGAGGACCCGAACACCGCGTGGCACGACCGCAGCTCGGCCCAGAACGCCGGCCCGTTGCTGGAGGCACTGGCCGTGATCGAACCGATCCACCGTGCCCACCTGGCCACCGACTGGCTCGGTGAGCACGGCCACAACAGTCTGTTGGTCTGCGTGCTGGGTGCCCTCAGCGACCACGACCAGGCGGTGCTGCGTCGTATGCGGCTCCACGACTCGAACCCGATGGCGATCGCCCTCGACGTCGATGCGTGGGCGCGCGGATCCCAGCGCCAGGAGCCGTCGGGCGGCGCCGCAGCGTGGCTCAGCGCTCTCGGGTGGCGCGCCGTGACGGGTCAACCCAACGCGCAGCTGGCCCCTCTCTGGCAGGAGCTGGGCCGGCTCTCGGCCAACGGCGGCGGTCTCCGCCTCGAGGCGTTCCCCGGCATGGGCCCCTTGACCGAGCACGGTGGGACCGCATGA